One Thermococcus sp. genomic window carries:
- a CDS encoding serpin family protein — translation MRKVLLLVLVLVVIAGGCLGQVENEKPSTTATTSSQPLSTGYDVLEEGQEKSVVGAINAFAVDLYLELAKDEANVFFSPYSVETALAMAYEGARGVTREEMGKVLHLPPDNEARWTGFRYLLLSLKTSNGSSYVLRTANALWVQKDYPFREEYLRIIRAFYTGNVESLDFVNDPKGSARKINEWVENRTNGRIKNIVSRLSPDTRLIITNAIYFKANWSSRFEAANTKNETFYSPSGSVVVPMMHQTAKLPYFENDELQALVMPYEGGRLSMLIILPRRGKFEDVEEKLSTGFIAEILNGTAEENVEVALPKFRLEKEYHLRKELAEMGMGSAFTVPDFSGISSEGKLVISDVAHKTFISVAENGTEAAAATAVTMTLAAAPREENVKLFKADRPFIFLIYDRETGVILFMGRLVNPKE, via the coding sequence ATGAGGAAGGTCCTTCTGCTCGTTCTCGTTCTAGTGGTCATCGCTGGAGGCTGTCTCGGGCAGGTCGAAAACGAAAAGCCCTCAACAACTGCCACCACCTCGTCTCAGCCTTTAAGCACCGGCTACGACGTGCTGGAAGAGGGACAGGAAAAGTCCGTGGTGGGGGCAATTAACGCCTTTGCCGTTGACCTTTACCTTGAACTGGCCAAGGACGAGGCTAACGTTTTCTTCTCACCCTACAGCGTTGAAACGGCCCTTGCCATGGCATACGAGGGGGCGAGGGGCGTAACGAGGGAGGAGATGGGGAAGGTTCTCCACTTGCCCCCTGATAACGAGGCGAGGTGGACGGGCTTCAGGTACCTTCTGCTCTCCTTGAAAACATCAAACGGGTCTTCCTACGTTCTACGAACAGCCAACGCGCTCTGGGTTCAGAAGGACTACCCGTTCAGGGAAGAGTACCTTAGGATTATCCGGGCGTTTTATACTGGCAACGTGGAGAGCCTTGACTTCGTTAACGACCCTAAAGGCTCTGCGAGGAAGATAAACGAGTGGGTCGAGAACCGGACGAACGGGAGAATTAAGAACATCGTGTCAAGGCTCAGTCCCGACACGAGACTGATAATAACGAACGCCATCTACTTTAAGGCCAACTGGTCAAGCAGGTTTGAGGCCGCCAACACTAAAAACGAGACCTTTTACTCCCCCAGCGGTTCCGTTGTTGTTCCAATGATGCACCAGACGGCTAAGCTCCCGTACTTCGAAAACGATGAGCTCCAGGCCCTCGTGATGCCCTACGAGGGCGGAAGGCTGAGCATGCTGATAATCCTGCCAAGAAGGGGGAAGTTTGAGGACGTGGAGGAGAAACTGAGCACGGGGTTCATAGCAGAAATCCTCAACGGCACGGCGGAGGAGAATGTGGAAGTAGCCCTCCCCAAGTTCAGGCTTGAGAAGGAGTACCACCTGAGGAAGGAGCTCGCGGAAATGGGTATGGGGAGCGCCTTCACGGTGCCGGACTTCTCGGGAATCTCTTCGGAGGGCAAGCTGGTGATAAGCGACGTGGCACATAAAACCTTCATAAGCGTCGCCGAGAATGGAACCGAAGCTGCGGCTGCAACGGCCGTCACGATGACCCTAGCAGCTGCTCCCCGGGAAGAGAACGTGAAACTCTTCAAGGCCGATAGGCCCTTTATATTCCTCATTTACGACAGAGAGACCGGGGTGATACTCTTCATGGGGAGGCTGGTGAACCCGAAGGAGTGA
- a CDS encoding RlmF-related methyltransferase: protein MPLWKDGKLGLPVREAVELFPDLERYLDERGRLDFSNRNARILYNRAVAKALFGLDIEYHPRGLVTTPVSRYIFLKTFLRGGEKVLEIGTGHTALMALMAEKIFSCNVTATELDDEFFEYAKRNTERNNARIRLIKSDGGIIRGVIPEGERFDVIFSAPPYYEAPTKGVLTEKEGVGGGLYGEDFSVRLIDEALDYLKPGGKVALFLPDKKPLLDAITEKGKELGYSPKDVKFKAGTRWRHSLVLTL from the coding sequence ATGCCCCTCTGGAAGGACGGAAAGCTAGGTTTGCCGGTGAGGGAAGCGGTTGAGCTCTTCCCCGACCTCGAAAGGTATCTCGACGAGCGTGGAAGGCTAGACTTCTCGAACAGAAACGCTAGGATACTCTACAACAGGGCTGTAGCCAAAGCCCTCTTTGGGTTGGACATCGAGTACCATCCAAGGGGCCTTGTCACGACCCCTGTTTCCCGCTACATCTTTCTTAAAACGTTCCTCCGTGGTGGTGAGAAGGTTTTGGAGATTGGAACCGGGCACACTGCCTTAATGGCCCTTATGGCGGAGAAGATCTTCAGCTGCAACGTTACCGCGACCGAGCTCGACGATGAGTTCTTCGAGTATGCCAAGAGAAACACCGAGAGGAATAACGCAAGGATAAGGCTCATCAAGAGCGACGGAGGAATAATCCGCGGAGTAATTCCCGAAGGCGAGAGGTTTGACGTTATCTTCTCGGCTCCACCCTACTATGAGGCCCCAACGAAGGGCGTTTTAACGGAAAAGGAAGGCGTCGGTGGTGGGTTGTACGGTGAGGATTTCTCGGTGAGGCTGATAGATGAGGCGCTTGACTATTTGAAGCCCGGTGGAAAAGTTGCCCTGTTCCTCCCAGATAAAAAGCCGCTTTTAGATGCCATAACTGAAAAGGGGAAAGAATTGGGCTACTCGCCGAAGGACGTTAAGTTCAAGGCCGGAACTAGGTGGAGGCACAGCCTGGTTTTAACGCTTTAG
- a CDS encoding class I SAM-dependent rRNA methyltransferase codes for MARVIVDAQAARAIGKGAMIVFKKGVVRTEGEFEPGDIVEVYTRGGKFLGRGFVNPNSNIMVRLVTKDRETEINKELFRERIRKANEYRKRVLGYDKAYRMVYGEADYLPGLIVDRFNEIASLQISSVGMERFKLDVAEAIMEVEPEIETVFEKNTGRSRRREGLPEIERVLLGKEKYRTIIEEGKAKFIVDMRGQKTGFFLDQRENRIALEKYVKPGMRVLDVFTYTGGFAIHAAVAGAEEVVAVDKSPWAINMVKENAKLNGVEDRMKYIVGSAFPVMEEMIKKGEKFDMVILDPPAFVQHEKDLKRGLRAYFNVNYAGLQLVKEGGILVTASCSQHVDMQTFKDMVIAAAAKAGKFLKMLEPYRTQAPDHPILMASKDTEYLKALFLYVEDMK; via the coding sequence ATGGCGAGGGTAATCGTTGACGCTCAAGCGGCGAGGGCAATAGGCAAAGGCGCGATGATAGTCTTCAAGAAGGGCGTTGTGAGAACCGAAGGTGAGTTTGAACCCGGCGACATCGTTGAGGTTTACACCCGAGGGGGCAAGTTCCTCGGAAGGGGCTTCGTCAACCCCAACTCCAACATAATGGTCAGGCTAGTTACCAAGGACAGGGAGACCGAGATAAACAAGGAGCTCTTCCGCGAGAGAATCAGAAAGGCCAACGAGTACAGGAAGAGGGTTCTCGGCTACGATAAAGCTTACCGAATGGTCTACGGCGAGGCTGATTACCTGCCCGGTCTTATCGTGGATCGATTCAACGAGATAGCATCACTCCAAATTTCGAGCGTTGGGATGGAACGCTTCAAGCTCGATGTTGCGGAGGCAATAATGGAAGTCGAGCCAGAAATAGAGACCGTCTTCGAGAAGAACACCGGTCGTTCGAGAAGGAGAGAAGGGTTACCTGAGATAGAGCGCGTACTCCTCGGAAAGGAGAAGTACCGGACGATTATAGAGGAAGGAAAAGCCAAGTTCATCGTTGACATGCGCGGTCAGAAGACCGGCTTCTTCCTCGACCAGAGGGAGAACAGAATCGCTCTGGAGAAGTACGTCAAGCCGGGAATGCGCGTTCTGGATGTATTCACGTACACCGGTGGCTTTGCCATCCACGCGGCCGTTGCAGGGGCCGAGGAAGTTGTCGCCGTCGATAAATCTCCCTGGGCCATCAACATGGTCAAGGAGAACGCGAAACTGAACGGCGTTGAAGATAGAATGAAGTACATCGTTGGCTCGGCCTTCCCGGTTATGGAGGAGATGATAAAGAAGGGCGAGAAGTTCGACATGGTAATCCTTGATCCACCAGCCTTCGTCCAGCACGAAAAAGACCTCAAGCGCGGATTAAGGGCCTACTTCAACGTGAACTACGCTGGCCTTCAGCTCGTTAAGGAAGGTGGGATACTTGTGACAGCTTCCTGCTCCCAGCACGTCGACATGCAGACCTTCAAGGATATGGTCATTGCCGCGGCCGCTAAGGCCGGAAAGTTCCTCAAGATGCTCGAGCCCTACAGGACGCAGGCTCCTGACCACCCAATACTGATGGCCTCAAAGGACACGGAATACCTTAAGGCTCTCTTCCTCTACGTGGAAGATATGAAGTGA
- a CDS encoding DUF5748 family protein, whose product MHFEVIKEFLEEIGADWIELEDEIHLEPGVFYEVWKYIGQPELKTYVIEDEVIEPGSYDPPEMKYTDVRKVKIKKVYFETLDGKKIVTDYSEFQKILKEKSA is encoded by the coding sequence ATGCACTTCGAGGTTATAAAGGAGTTCTTGGAAGAGATCGGTGCAGACTGGATTGAGCTTGAAGACGAAATCCATCTCGAACCAGGGGTCTTCTATGAGGTATGGAAGTACATCGGCCAGCCGGAGCTCAAAACCTACGTGATAGAAGACGAAGTCATCGAACCCGGCTCATACGATCCCCCAGAAATGAAGTACACGGACGTTAGGAAGGTCAAGATTAAGAAGGTTTACTTCGAGACTCTCGATGGGAAGAAGATTGTTACGGACTACTCCGAGTTCCAGAAGATTCTCAAAGAGAAGTCAGCGTGA
- a CDS encoding tripartite tricarboxylate transporter permease, whose protein sequence is MLWEALLGIITGTLSGITPGIHVNTLALMVRNSIPSAVTLFAMGLTHTFLDVFPSTFLGVPDEGSALSVLPAHRLVLRGRGMEVIRIAILSSVLAVLLSIPMIPLYTLLAPLYTPKAGKVIILLLSALLIATERDKVSAFLIYLLSGFLGLLLLSGSLREPLYHLLTGLFGVPALLAGLSGEKAITPGRAELLIARSRLVLFSLIGTTLGMVASLVPAFTASQAALIGTFISRDERSFLTVVYSVNTANFLFSTVNYLQTGRVRNGIVAMMPPVGLSYLPAFLLVALLTSVTVLLYGEPLSRLLAGLISRVPYRLINGTVLLFLFILSIAFDGLQGLLALTASSMIGYLTLELGVKRTNCMGALMLPLILR, encoded by the coding sequence ATGCTATGGGAGGCGCTGTTAGGAATAATCACAGGAACCCTCAGTGGTATAACTCCCGGAATACACGTCAACACCCTTGCCCTTATGGTTAGGAATTCCATACCATCGGCGGTGACGCTGTTTGCAATGGGCCTGACCCACACATTTCTGGATGTATTCCCATCGACTTTTCTCGGGGTTCCAGACGAGGGAAGCGCACTCTCGGTTCTCCCTGCCCACAGGCTTGTCCTCAGGGGGAGAGGAATGGAGGTTATCAGGATAGCAATCCTCTCAAGTGTCCTCGCGGTTCTCCTCTCGATTCCCATGATTCCCCTTTATACCCTACTTGCCCCCCTTTACACGCCCAAGGCGGGAAAAGTAATCATCCTGCTCCTCTCGGCCCTCTTAATAGCGACCGAAAGGGATAAGGTCTCGGCCTTTCTCATTTACTTACTCTCAGGCTTTTTAGGGCTTCTACTCCTCTCCGGATCGTTGAGAGAGCCCCTTTACCACCTCCTCACGGGGCTCTTTGGGGTTCCTGCCCTACTGGCTGGACTCTCGGGGGAAAAGGCGATAACTCCGGGCAGGGCGGAACTCCTCATAGCCCGTTCCCGGCTGGTTCTATTTTCTCTCATCGGAACCACCCTTGGCATGGTGGCCTCTCTTGTTCCTGCCTTCACGGCCTCTCAGGCGGCTCTCATAGGCACGTTCATTTCCAGAGACGAGCGCTCTTTTTTAACGGTCGTATACTCGGTGAACACGGCGAACTTTCTCTTCTCGACAGTCAACTACCTGCAGACTGGCAGGGTAAGGAACGGTATAGTGGCGATGATGCCACCGGTGGGGCTCTCCTATCTTCCGGCCTTTCTACTAGTTGCCCTGCTGACATCAGTGACAGTACTCCTCTACGGCGAGCCCCTCTCCAGACTTCTCGCGGGCCTCATTTCAAGGGTGCCATACAGACTCATAAATGGGACAGTCCTTCTTTTCCTTTTCATCCTATCCATTGCATTTGATGGCCTTCAGGGTCTTTTAGCGCTTACAGCGTCCTCCATGATCGGATATCTGACCCTTGAGCTTGGCGTGAAGAGAACCAACTGCATGGGAGCTTTAATGCTCCCCCTAATTCTGAGATAG
- a CDS encoding ATPase domain-containing protein, whose product MLTRRHFVERVRSGIPGFDELIQGGFPKGTTVLVTGPTGSGKTTFGVQFIYKGAELYNEPGVIVTMEERAVDLRREMKSFGWDLEKYEKEGLIAIVDGVSAVVGLPSEEQYVLEGNINAEDFLRYIYRVVKAINAERLLVDSIPSIAFRLRKENQIREVLLQLNTILLEMGVTSILTTEAPDPSHGRISRYGVEEYISRGVVLLDFIEKEVELKRYLLIRKMRETKHSMKKFPFEITDEGIVVYPSGEIY is encoded by the coding sequence ATGCTCACGAGGAGACATTTTGTTGAAAGGGTCCGCAGTGGAATCCCAGGCTTTGATGAACTCATTCAGGGTGGATTTCCCAAGGGCACAACTGTTTTAGTCACCGGCCCAACCGGAAGCGGAAAGACGACCTTCGGCGTCCAGTTTATCTACAAGGGAGCCGAGTTGTACAACGAACCGGGTGTTATCGTAACAATGGAAGAGCGTGCCGTGGATCTCAGGCGTGAAATGAAATCGTTCGGGTGGGACCTTGAAAAATACGAAAAAGAAGGGCTGATAGCGATAGTGGACGGTGTCAGCGCGGTCGTTGGTCTCCCCTCAGAGGAGCAGTACGTCCTTGAAGGGAACATCAACGCGGAGGATTTTCTCCGTTACATCTATCGTGTAGTTAAAGCAATAAACGCCGAGAGGCTCCTCGTTGACTCCATACCGTCGATAGCATTCAGACTCAGAAAGGAGAACCAGATAAGAGAAGTCCTGCTCCAGCTGAACACCATCCTCCTTGAAATGGGTGTCACCTCCATACTGACAACAGAGGCCCCCGATCCATCCCACGGCAGGATAAGCAGGTACGGGGTCGAAGAGTACATTTCAAGAGGAGTAGTTTTACTTGACTTCATCGAGAAGGAGGTCGAGCTGAAGCGATATCTCCTGATAAGGAAGATGCGCGAAACCAAGCATTCCATGAAGAAGTTTCCCTTCGAGATAACCGACGAGGGCATAGTCGTCTATCCCAGCGGTGAGATTTACTGA